In the Balaenoptera musculus isolate JJ_BM4_2016_0621 chromosome 2, mBalMus1.pri.v3, whole genome shotgun sequence genome, TAAATTGCCTGGAAGAGAACTTACCCGAGACTCCTGACCcatcaaggaagagaaagaagaatgactGTGAGATCTGGAAAACCGAGATGAAAATCCACGTCACAAGGGTTCATGGAAgagtcacagaaaaagagaaagaaactagaAGCTGGCCATTAAGTAGGAACTATCAGTGTAGTGGACAAAGAAATTCAGCCTAGAAGGCAGTGGAAATAGGGAGCACAGGGCTCTCCCAGAGTCAGAGAAAAGGAGCCTAgtctagagcagtgattctcaaatatGCTGGTCTTGGGACTCCTTCACAATCTTAAAGATTACTGCAACTTCAAAGATCCTTTGTTTATGTCAAAGATCCTTTGTTTATGTGGAGTTTCATGTGGGTGTTTATATGGATATCACTGGATGCTTGCCTTACGGAAAATTAAACCAATAAATTTCAAGCATTATAttgtcatttcaaaataattaaaataaatacattatatgtTAACGTAAATGACATATTTTCATGAAAacaactatattttttttttaattttttatttatttattttcggctgttttgggtctttgtttcttttttttttttaattttatttatttacttatttatttatgactgtgttgggtcttcgtttctgtgtgagggctttctctagttgcggcaagtgggggccactcttcatcgcggtgcgcgggcctctcactatcgtggcctctcccgttgcggagcacaggctccagacgcgcaggctcagcaattgtggctcacgggcttagtcgctccacggcatgtgggatcttcccagaccagggctcgaacccatgtcccctgcattggcaggcagattctcaaccactgcgccaccagggaagcccaaaacaaccatattttcttccaaaaaaatgtAATGGGAAGAGTGGTACTGCTTTATCTATTTGTGACTCTGGCTTATTAGAATTCTAGtctctaataaaaaatgatagaaatgaatttatttacaaaacagaaacagactcacagacttcaaaaacaaacttatggttaccaaaggggaaaggtgagggggataaattaggagtttgagatcaacatatacatactactatatgtaaaatggataatcaacaaggacctactgtataacacagggaactctgctcaatattctgtgataacttatatgggaaaagaatctgaaaaagaatggatacatgtatacgtataactgaatcactatgctgtacacctgaaactaacacaacattgtaaatcaactatactccaatataaaataaagattaaatttagaaaatagaagtcTCCACGGGGCCCAGGGACTGGCCAGGCCACGGCAGGCGCTGtttctctttcagtttccttCCCTCTGAGGCCGGCGTGCTGGCGGCGAGGAGCAGCGGTGGCGGCAACCCCGGGATATGGAAAAGCAGAACCACCAAAAGCAGTGATGACCAGCGATTACATGAGAAGTCTGGATGTTAGTTCTAATGCCTTGGGACATGCAGTTGGGAACTCCACACCAGCTCCTGGGGTCAGACTCTCATCCACTTAATACCCCTGTTTGCCTGAACTACTAGAGCCAGTCCTAGCTAACCACAAATGGCTACCCAAAGGAAACACTTGGTAAAAGATTTCAATCCTTACATCATCTGCTGTATCTATAAAGGGTATCTGATCAAGCCAACTACAGTGACAGAACGCCTCCACACCTTCTGTAAGACCTATATCATCCAGCACTTTGAAGATAGCAATGGGTGTCCAAGGTGTGGCAACCAGGTTCATGAGACAAACCCGTTAGAAAGGTTGAGCTTGGAAAACACATTAGAGGAAATTATATTTAAGTTGGTCCCTGGACTACAAGAACAAGAACTTGAGCgtgaattttggaagaaaaaccaGCCTCAAGAAAATGGACACGATGATACTTCAAAAGTGGACAGACCTAAAGTAGATGAAGAATGTGATGAAAATCAAGATGATAAAGACTAtcacagggtttccctggtggcgcagtggttaagaatccgcctgccagtgcaggggacacgggttcaagccctggtccgggaagatcccccatgccgtgcagcaactaagcccgtgcgccacaactactgagcctgcactctagagcccgcgatccacaactactgaagcccatgtgtcacaaattctgaagcccacgtgcctagggcccgtgctccgcaacgagaagccaccgcagtgagaagcccacgcccccaaacgaagagtagcccccgctcgccgcaactagagaaagcctgcacgaagcaacgaagacccaatgcagccaaaaataataaataaaataaataaatttaaaaaaaagagagactatcACAGAATTGACCCACAAATTGCTATATGTCTAGATCGTTTACGAAATAATGGACAATCGGGACAATGCAGTAAAGGGTTTAATGAAGGAATTCATTCGGTTTTCTACACGTGTAACTGTGGGAACTATTAAAAAATTTCTAAGTTTAAAACTAAAACTTCCAAGTTCTTATGAGTTGGATGTGCTGTGCAACGGTGAAATTATGGAGAAGGATCATACTGTGGAGTTCATCGACATGACAAGATGGCGACTAAGAGGCGAAAACTTTCGGTGTCTGAACTGCTTAGCTTCACAAGTCTGCCCTCAGGATGGCCCTTTGTATCAGTCATACCCCATGGTATTGCAGTATCGACCAAGAACTGATTTCGGTTAGACCAAGGGGCCTAGATCCCACTGAATGAATCCTGCACTATGTGTTTACTCATCAACAGATCGCACGGTGAACGGTGTGTGGGCTAGAGGGACACAACCAGATTTTCAGCATGCGAATAAGGCTATTGTCTGTCTCTAAATTGTTCAGTtgcatttatgttgtttctattAAGAGCAAACCAAGTGCCATTCTGCTACTGAACCATCTGCATAAGTTATCTGTGCTGTCTCACAGTGTACAAGTCACGGTTGAAATCAGTTAGATATGCGGCCATGATTCAGCCTTCTAAATATTTTGCTTGCCCGTTCTATTGTTTGATTACACTAGTAACATGCCTCAATCTTTGTGGTGTTGCAGTTTTCACATACTTACTATTTGATTAATTCTTGTTTAAATAGAGTACTGTACAAGGCactaataattattatatcttgaaattattttgtatgggaaatatatttagaaaagtgGTCCTTGAGCCACTGTCCTGTTCTCAGTAAGCTTTTTGTGTGCAAAACAGTTCACTCTTCAGTGTGCAAGTCCTTTTGGGAAGAATTCCAATtgttctttactttaaagtccaTTATAATTATAGGCATCTTGCGTCATCTGTCTGTGTAGTCTACCAGTCGCATAGGGAGGGCCTGTTCACCCTCCAGAAAATGTACGTGACTTCTTGGAGAGCTGAAGTGAGATTCGCAACCATGTGAAATGTTGGCAGCTGATCACATTTACTTCTAACAAAATTAATGTATAAGTGAGGTTAATCTTTCATAACGCCTTATGACGAGTCAGTGCTGCTTCATGAAACATCGCGCATCGTTATATTGTGGCTTTTATCTAATGAGTACATTGTTTCCCTTTTTCAGTTGGCCTTAAGTGTGTGTCATTGTGGCATGCAGAAGGTTATGGTGATTTAAGTAttaggatttttagggcagatAACATTAGCTATTTTATGGATTTCAAAAATCTCAAAGCAATTGTAGATTAAAACTGTTAGTAATCTGTCACATTTCCATgccatatgtataaaatagaaaaaatgcagTGTCATAGATAAATATGCTTAACCAGAATTAATGGTTTGAGGATATTTCATTTTAGATCCTGTAGTAACCAGGGGGAAATGGGattattgttttatacataaGTTCTTTAAGGTCAGAGCTATGATAATGTCCTTGATTACTTATGGAAGCTGATTTTAAttgactcaaaatgaattaagagtgcgttttaaaaagtacaaatgagACCTGGATGTTTTTGGGTTCCCAGCCAAAACTTACAGCcttaaatgaattttatatacATGATCTCATTAAATTTGGCCTGCTGCCTCATCTTATGTAATGTCACTATTTTCCAAGGAAACATATAGGAAGCATTTATGGCATTGAGAATAGTTTTATATAAAACTCCTTTATTTAATGTTAATGTattgacatttttattgaaatgcaaTGGAATATGTGCCAAAACATGTGAAAACCTTGCATAAAGAATGGCATCAGTTATATGGGGAAAGGTACACATTTTGTGATGGTCCTAAGTAACGTGGTATTACTATTAGAACCACAGACTTCTTCATATACTCAACTATGGTTTTCTAAGTATGGTACTATTTTCATGTCTAGTAATACACTAATCCCTAGTTAATTATCCCGAGTCAGGTTGTGGAATTTGTAAGAAACCAGgtatagaaaaatttaaaggcaAAAGTATACAGGTGGTTAGTTTTACAAACTTGGGGTGCTAATAAGATAAACTCCTTATACAAATAGCCTATAGGAATAATCATCTGAATCTGCAAAATTGGAGAATAAATCTaaattaagtttttctttaaTCTCTTGTTTCTTAAGCAACAAACTAAAAGAACTTTACTTCCATAAAAGATTTTGTAATCTGTTTTGTCTGCTCTAGATATCATAGATGCACAAGGGTCAAGGAACCTTGGATCTAAAGAAGGACTGTGCTTTATAGACATCACTTTAACTGAAGTAATTACATTAGTTAATAGAAAAATCCAAATATGGCCCTTTCTCCAGATTATGCTTTAAAGTATAAAAACACATAAACTAAAAGCTTCACTGATGAGGCAGTATTAGGTCATTCAGTCTGGGGTCCAGATACGTTGGGGTGATGTCTTTTAACTACTTctagaaaagtatatttttttattcattaaaaatctaTCCCATATTAATAGgccacattttataaatgtaatgagTTTGCTCAACTATATGTAACTTGAATGATTCTTTAAGGGAAGAAGagtatgttatataatattgtaaactGTTTAGCTTTACTGAACTATTTAAGAGAAAGTGCCTAATCGCTAAAGTGCATTTCTGTTTTAGATTTACTGCATATATTTTAAGCTTTCTGTCCCTGTCTCTTATCAATGGTCTTGTATCTAAATAGTCTCTTGTAACTTACAGTAATCtctttttgaaagattttcatGAGAA is a window encoding:
- the LOC118890956 gene encoding LOW QUALITY PROTEIN: polycomb group RING finger protein 5-like (The sequence of the model RefSeq protein was modified relative to this genomic sequence to represent the inferred CDS: inserted 2 bases in 1 codon), whose protein sequence is MATQRKHLVKDFNPYIICCIYKGYLIKPTTVTERLHTFCKTYIIQHFEDSNGCPRCGNQVHETNPLERLSLENTLEEIIFKLVPGLQEQELEREFWKKNQPQENGHDDTSKVDRPKVDEECDENQDDKDYHRRDYHRIDPQIAICLDRLRNNGQSXDNAVKGLMKEFIRFSTRVTVGTIKKFLSLKLKLPSSYELDVLCNGEIMEKDHTVEFIDMTRWRLRGENFRCLNCLASQVCPQDGPLYQSYPMVLQYRPRTDFG